ACTCTGCGAGGAGAACTTGGCCATTCGGGAGCCGTATTCCATCTTGCATCGATGGCTGCTTGCGGCACAGCAGCAAGTTCCCCAATGTAAGCCGAGAGTGGCATGTGTGGCCACTGTGGATGCCGCCGGGCAGCCCGTCACTCGGCTGACCAACGTCGAACAGATTAATCCCTCCGGCATAACATTCTATACGGCGCTGGGCAGTCGCCAGGCGGGCGAGATTAGCAATAATCCCCATGTATCGCTGCATTTCCATTGGCCGCAAATGGATCGCAGCGTTCACATCTCAGGAATTGCTAGTCCCGTGTGCGCATTGCAGGCTGAACGGCAATTCGGAAAATATCCACGACAAGTGCAGCTCAGTATGCACGGAATTCAACTTCCAAAGCTTATTCTGGGCATTTCCATTTATG
The genomic region above belongs to Drosophila innubila isolate TH190305 chromosome 3R unlocalized genomic scaffold, UK_Dinn_1.0 2_E_3R, whole genome shotgun sequence and contains:
- the LOC117791467 gene encoding pyridoxine/pyridoxamine 5'-phosphate oxidase, producing MRVRAHKQRIRIVTLSTNLLSFLSKQGPIRNGSTALPQRKLCEENLAIREPYSILHRWLLAAQQQVPQCKPRVACVATVDAAGQPVTRLTNVEQINPSGITFYTALGSRQAGEISNNPHVSLHFHWPQMDRSVHISGIASPVCALQAERQFGKYPRQVQLSMHGIQLPKLILGISIYDKVVKLLIKLFGKQVEEIPAPHNWGGFQLKPTLYEFFDSSRGFQDTQCMRFRRCLTLPRGMRNRTLNADRYDWVFDRGIDHDN